The Porites lutea chromosome 9, jaPorLute2.1, whole genome shotgun sequence sequence CacatattgcgtgacaaatggAATATTGTTATACGAGATGCGGGATGGAGAGTTAAAAGTGCCCATGGAATGAGACTTATCAAAACTAAAATTGAAACGGATGAGTATTGAAAGCTCAAGCGAAGGGTACACAAGTGAGACTCATTGAAGCGCGTCAAAGTCCAAACGTTGCCCGAGTCACAGCACGGAGTCACTTTTAGTCTTTGCAGACTACGATTGTAGACACGCCGAAGTATGGTGCGTTTCTTGCTGCTTTTTCTTGACATTGGACTTGATTACAGGTAAATTTGGTTGATCTTAAAACTTATGGGAGATTCTTTAGtcaaaagaagtgaaaaaatatGTACCGTTCGATGCCGTAGCGGTGACTTCCGTTTCGCCTGTTTCGGTAATGTAAGAcattccaagatggcggaaggCCGAATTGTGCTCACTTTAAGAAGTATTTGTCAAAAAAGTACGAAAGATCCCAAACATATAAGCTTGTAGATAGTTAAAACTATCCTTTTAAAGAATACCAAAAGGTTTTCTGGTGTGATTCGTTGCGTACCGCGGGCATTTCTGACATGTTGTTTTGACCAGCCATTGCACCAAATTCGAGAAGGATGTTGGTGTGcttctttaaaaaatcatatattttttgtgAGCAGCGTTAGCGAGCTGTTTTGGGAATCAGTGGACTGAAATAGCTTTAGATTAACTGGATATCCGTGAAGACACCATAAAACAATGGACTAAATGACTCAATAACTTCGTGAAAGTTGGCAATTTTCAAGGTTATTACGACGAAAAATACCGTTTACGGTtatattcaaatttctttgaaacgaAACAATATTTAGCCAAATAAACCTTGATTTCATATGTATAGTACCTGGGCCTACCAATGTACAAATAATAggcgaaatcaaattttgagcTCTGTCCGCCCGATCTTTGATCCTTACTGACATCAACTCTTAAATTTTTCGATCTTGAGAGTGAGCGCTGATTCGAGGCCGAGCgcttataaaattttcaccattctcagcaagtgtaATATGttcattttgcaacaaaacaataaatggcaATAACAACaagcgaagatgtaacaaagcaaggtttctgtaaaatactctgatgaaaactccgtcttcgggaagGTATGTTATTATCTCTTATTTGAGTTTGTGTGtgagggagtggggtgggggtggacgcttatttgaggctgggcgtttattacctttttctgcctttagaactggcgcttatttgaggcggcgctaattcgaggttgggcgcttattcgaataaatacgttAATATGAAACCTATGTCAGGCATTTTCAAACGTTTTCTTATATTTCTAACAGAACTAGACGTATTCCAGTTCCTGTTATTGAATCTTACTGGGCGGCAGTGCATGCTAATAAGATCGTAGTAAAAATGAGTTCCATTATTGAATTACTGGTGATGCCGCctaaaaatctttgaaaaatcCATCCGCAATGACAGTACTAATCCGGATATATTTCCTGAAACACAAATTGATAAAAACGTCAGGAGGGTAGATGGACTGTTGCCTGTCAAAATTTGGCCGTTAATAGTATGGTTTTTTTGCCGGAGACCTAAAAGCTGTCAGAAACctttatttgcattttatttgTCTGAAAACACACCTGCTATTCGTTTTTTAGGGTTAGCAAAACTGTTTCAGGTCCATTATCGATTGTTTTTGTCGGTTCACCTGCTGTTACATCCGTAAGTAAAAATAGAGACCTttatattctctcaggatcatttataatttacagtttgaagagagcaatttctggtttgatgtttatttttttcagtctttatagcgattattcctacccacttactttgtcaattgtaggcgaaccctcctaaagctgaatttcaagggaccatattcaatctcagaaagagaaataaaatttcgtcgttgcttatttacgtcctccataaaacgcgaaattaggcattttcacgtcgtagtcgtgcaaaaacgggaaagaaatgaacaaaaaaagtgtgttgcacgtgcgaagttgttgttttgctaattaaacctattgttttcttgacgttctagttgtcgtccgcgtcgttggatcttaaactccctaaattgtacaaacgaccggtttcaatagaccggcgaaatttctcattttattaaagcactgaggttacgacaacttcgagttaaactgatttcaagggttgtcaaagagtccagcgattcctttttcccaggtgagcgccgactcatttcgcttcaatattcaggaatgctctcgatctttttacgctttcattgcctctcgcccgacatgttttgcacggcgtttggtcatgcaaaacctccacgaaacctccacgcctcgcgcgaggtaactttatcccgattctaaaaataactcgagacgaattacctatggaatagggtgtatatgggggatggcctctctgtcccctttatagtctcttgtggAAGTGTAGTAAAACTGCTCTATAATTGCAACATCACGCAGGGGTTTCCCAATTTAAATGATAATCCGGTCCAACTGTTTCCTTTTAAGTAAgtaacttaaatttattttgctgATTTGGGCTAACTTAAGAAAACGGAAACTCTGAACTCATCTAACATATTTATTTCATAATGTCCGTTTTCTTTTGGAGGCCGTTTATATAAACAAACCCTGCCTGTTTTATTATCAGTTCTATCCGTGGTCTAACCAAATAAGGTAGGCAAAGTAATCATTTTTTCTCATATTGCATTAACTTACAGGATTTTCGtcgacaaaaaattaaattagttTTAGGCCTTAGGGTCTAAACATGAAAAATAATCTAGTTTTTTCACAAATTGTACATACAGAATTGCTCTTGAGGAAGACGAAATTTCAGAGAAACAGTTCTCAATCGACTTAACTGGGGAACCAATAGAGTAAAAATGTATATAATGAGTGTAGCTGATTTCAAAAAGTTAGAGGAGCAAAAGGAAGTGTCATTCACGACCAGTTAATGTGGGGTGAACCAGCCTCGCTCGTTGGCAGTCGAAAATATTTCTCAACTGACTCGCAGTTTGTGGGAGAAAAGATTAAGGTAAACCCGTGTACTATTACTTCATTTGTATTTTCAGCATAAAGTTTTGCATCATTACTTTTCTTCGTGAGTTGAAGCGAGTGTACGTTTTTTATCTGTTCGCATTTCGATTTATCTAACTCTTTCGGTGGAATTCGTTTGACATAACAACTAAACGACTAACCCGTTGCTGGTATAtctaacaattattcctcgagcccgaatggactCTTAGTCACTAGCCCATAAGGTCGAAGGCGGAATGGGCTAtcgactcagaggccatgagggcgagatgAACAATTGTTTTAGTTAtgtccaactagttggtaaaaaatatcgaaaataaaaaaaaaaaaagctagtcAAAAGCTAGACTTTTAGCCCTTTTTGCCGCCCAAAAAGCCCGCGgttttcgctactaggggggctataacatatagcctaatGGTAGCTCAACCAAACAGAACGCAGCAgttcgattttactaaaatgcaAGAGACAGCTATCGTTGCCCTTAAAATTATAGAGCTACGTATTTGAGTAAATGCCACATAGTCTTTATCTACAAAACTGACAGACAGACGACATTTTCAATTGTATGTTTAGATAAGATTTATTCTTCAAAAAGGgtaatgttgaaaaaaaaatccacatttAGGATATTTGTCTAACTGTGTTAAAGGTGAAACTAACCCAAAGCATataaaatgcttaaaattttCATTGGATGAGGAGACCACTTCATGGAACCTAGCCCAATTTCTTATTCTAGAGATAATTGCACCAAATTAACGTGACTTTGTTGTGTAAATATTTATATTATTCGTTAACAGTAAAGCTGGCACTGCGGCGAAAGGGCACTTTCAGTCGGACAAATATTTCGATTTGCACATCTagtctttttttcaaagttagTGCTATTCCACAACTGAGGAAAAATGctgggaaaacatagaaaatcATCACGCTTAAATAAGGGCTAATAAGGTAAACTTGCTCGAGTTTTAGGCTGAGAACTTTTCTATCTTATTCTTATCGTGATTGCCTGATTGGCGCTCAGCTTGTACATCAAAAACCAAACGAACATAAAATGGCTTTTACCCTTAttgtttaaatttgtcaattttGGACAGAATAATTGTTGCTTTGAGCAAGACGTAGTTGATTGCCGcctaaaattaacatttcagtAAACTCTTCTGCTCTCCCTGTGAACAATCATAGATTCTGGTTTTTCTAGACAATTAATGATAAATTACTGAGGGAAATACTCCACTTATCGCTTCAGTGACCGGGATTTGAGACGACAATATCCCCAGAGTCGCCTAGAACGTAATCAAGAGTCATTTGGCTCGCCAAAATCGTTGATAAAGCAATTTACCCAGCTGAGTTGAGCACAGCGTTGAGCTCAGAAATTGATTGCAGTCATATCTACCTTCAGCGTGATATATCACTCATAGAGGGAAATCAGTTTCCGTTTGTCAATGAATAAATATctaggagaaaaaaaatgcaacttttACAATTATGGATTTCAATTAAATTGCTAATTTACCGTAGTCGTAAACTTTACAGATTACTTATTTTGCCGTACAGGATGATTACTGAGACCGGCTTCCTGTTCAAGTAAGAATAAACAACAGAGTTTATAACTTCCTTTCAGAGGAATTATTTAACGACCAGATATTAAGGTGCAATTCATATTATTCCGACAAATGTTGCTGGACATTCTACATACTCTAATAGCGAAGGGACACGGACTACGCTTTTGGTAAACCGATAATGTTGGTTTTTCAATACCTGAAGttattgtttcctttttttcaataattttttttggccgtATGCCATAGAGACTGAGGCAGTGTTCGGAAGCGGGGGAAGTTTAAGCTGCAACGATGACGAACGCAACGAGAGAGAGTCAACTAGAGTCAAAAGAGAGACAAAAATGTATTAGGTTGAGATAACAGACTTTTGAACGAacatcacacttttttgcacatttctttgcgaACGTTGCTCGCCCCGCGACGTGAAACTGCTTAAATTCACGTTAGGGACGTGAAGAcaagacttttttttatttttttattttttttattttaacaacaacaaattaaatacaagttaaaagtgacacaagaaagaaaaactacaaaacaaaaacaacaacaacaaaaaaacatcaattGAGAGGAGAGCagcaggctaaaagcaaatagcGAAGTTGATACATCtggtccttttttcttttttctctccctactttttcgtttccttttttttttccttgagtacAAGGGCACAGtcgaaaccaaaaacaaaaaagagatgtagagaagatatttatatttaattaattagGTTTTGGAGACTCAGGTCAAAAGGCTTATATAAGGCAACTCTGTTTTTTTCGAATGGCGTCAGCAAGTATTTCTGCAGATAGAATAAATAGATATGGCGACAAAGGACAGCCTTGCCTAACTCCTCGACTgagtttaaaaaagttacttgcccatcCATTGTTTAGGATACAGCTTTCAATATTGCAGTAAAAAAGTTCAATCCAATTTAACAGTGAGGGCCCGAAACCGAAGTGCTGGAGAGTTTTACTGATAAAAGGCCACTCTAGtgtatcaaaagctttctcaaaatcgataaaaagaagaaggccCGGAATGTTTCTTCCTTCTGTATATTTGATGACACTGTCCAACAAACGAATATTCTCACTGATACACCTGCCTTTAAGAAAGCCTGTTTGATCATCTGAAATTAGCTTTGGAAGAAAAGTTTTGATACGACTTGCAATGGCTTTTGATGCAATCTTGTAATCACAATTTAACAGCGTTAAAGGTCGCCAATTCTTAATGAGAATGAGCTCGGCATCCTTCTTTGGAATAAGCTTGACAATGCCACGTCTTTGTGATATTGAAAGTTGTCctgtctcaaaagaaaaatttagcgcATTTAGTAGTATTTCGGCTAAATCATTCCAGAAAACCTTGTAGAATTCGCAGGGAAGACCATCTGATCCTGGagttttttcagaggccatgcTTTTTAATGCTTCTAGACATTCCTTTTTGCTTAGAGGTCCTTCGCAAAGGGATTGTTCTTCTTGGCTCAATCGTTTCTGTTCTTCTAGGGGCGGGAAGAAGGCATCTGCATTCTTATTGGTATCTACTTTAGAGGTATaaagatttttataaaaattttcacATTCAAGTAAGATCTCTTTGTCTGTAGAAATAAAGTCATCTTCACTAACTTTAAGCTGTGTTATTGTTGCTTGTTTACAGTGTCTCTTTTCAAGGTTGAGGAAATACTTAGTGTTTTTCTCGCCTTCATTGTACCACCGAGACTTCGATCGTAAAATCGCTCCTTTTGTCTGGTATTCAATTATTCTCTCTAGCTCACGTTTTCTTCCTTCAATATCGCAccatatttgtttcttttgtttgtcattcACATCAGAGTGGGTAAGCTGTTCTTCTAAGGTTGTTATTGATATCTCAATGTCCTCCTGCTCTTTTCTTAGATTTCTCTTTTTAGTTGTTCCATATTTAATAGATACTTCTCTCACTTTCATTTTAACCATCTCCCATAAAAGGCCTGGGTCAACAGTGTTATCTTGAGAATATTCATCGATAGTTTGTGCTATGGTTGACTTAATCTGGTTGACATATTCTGTTTCTGTTAAGAAGGAGGTATTTAGTTTCCAAAAACCTCGGCCTCTAGTGTTGGAGTGTAAAGAAATTTGTAAGGTGATCATAGAATGATCTGTTTTGTAGCCTGCTAATATCTCTGCATTAATAATATTACAGAAAGTGCATTGATTAATTAGaaagaaatcaagtctacagTGGATTTCAGGCTTCCTCTGTCTCCATGTAAATTTGGAAGAATCAGGATTTAAAACTCTCCAGGCGTCGATCAGATCTAAGCTTTCAGAGGCGCTATTGATAACTTCCAATGATTTTTTATGAGTCCTTGCAAGGCCaccctttttatctttttcgacatccaaaactaaattgaaatcGCCACCTATTATGATCTCGTCGcacttgaaatcagccaaatgACTAAAAACCGAGGTGAAGAAATTTGAATCATCGTTGTTTGGAGCGTAAATGTTTGTCAACGTTAATTGTTTCCCATTTACTGTCAGATCACATATTATAAACCGTCCCTCGGGATCGGAATATGTTTTAGAGATTTGAAAGGTgaagttattattaaaaagtatggCAACACCTGCCTTTTTACTGGTGCAGCAGCTGAACAaagcttgatagccccattcGGCCCGCCAATCATTCTTATTGTCTTCTGTACAGTGCATTTCTTGAATAAAAtatactgaatatttttttgctctaagccagttaaagatttctcgcCGCTTGACCTGGTCTCCCAAACCTCTAACATTAATTGATCCTATTTTAAGATCCATTTTTAGACGTTTGTGTCAGATAGCATCGCCTGTCTTTACCCAAAGAGTATTCtcgcaataaaaaacaaatatgagaaataaaaaaagataaacaagaggttaaataaaataacagtaagGTTACGTAAAAACACAGCAAACTAAACATTGTCATGCAAAATGTAAACAGAGACACACACATTTAAATCAATAAAAGGTTAAATTGACTGGGGACGAAAGACGCGTTTTCTTAGGTTCTCTCCTAAGtttgaaagagaagaaaaaaaagaaaagctaatAAAGAAAGCAACCGTCCGCAATAGCATAAGTTATACATTGTTTTTCATCAATCACACAGTGACAGATGGCCCGACAGCACTCGATTGTTTAAGCAATGACAAAAGTTATAAAAAGTTATGAAGGAAGTTCTTTGCCTACTGGCCATAAGCGCCCTCTAATATACAACTTATCTGGTTGTCCTTGGCTAAAAGCCGCTGGAATTCCTCTTCGTTTAGCAGTTTTAAAAGTTTCCATCTGTACCCTGCGGCGTTTAACAATTTCAGTCGGTAGGTCTCGGAACATTTGAAACTTTGATCCTTTCAAGCGGTGTCCcagtgaaaaaatgttttgcacATCTTTATACCTCAGGAAACGTGCAAGAATTGGACGAGGATTCCTATCTTTGGTTTTTCCTGTGCGGTGGACACGTTGAAATTCTACACTCTGAGCATCTACATATCCCAGTTCGCGTTCTAAAAAGTCTCTTAAAATCTCCTCGGTGTCTTCAGGTTGATCTTGAGGTCCTTCTTCGATATTCATAAACTTGATGTTTTCACGTCGAGAATAGGCCTCAAGATACAAGCATTTTGACTCGGTCTCCTTAACTGCTTCTTCATGTTTTTGCACCTTCCTCGTGAGCTCGTAATTTCTGCTTGTGCCTTTTTTAACTCTTGAGACTTCTCCTGTAATTGTTTTGAAGCAAAGTTGGCGGCATCTTTCAACTCGCTTatgtccttcttggcttcttctttgaAAGCTTCCAACTCTGTCGTTCGTGTTTCTAGCTTTGCCAGTTTGGATTCAATTTTCTTCAAAGACAGTTCTATCGTGTCTAGCTTTTCTAGCTTTTCCAAAATCTTTTGTACTTTGGCAGCAACCTCCTCCGACATATTAAGAGCTGCCATTACTTCATCTTCTTCTTGTTCGGGTCCTTCAGTGAGCGGTGAATCGTACTTCTTAGGTTTTTTCGCCTCAGGCGATGTGGTTGAGTCGTCCGAGGAGTCCGATGATCTAAATGCTCTTTTGCTGAGTAGATTATTGAAAAATTAGGCCATTAGCCACCATGCAAAGTGTAAAGTTTGCGGACAGTCACATCGAAGGTCTTTACTCCGCCATTACTCGACCCAGTCCCCGTGAAGACAAGACTTGACGATTTGCcaattctatttttaaacttagatCTAGACTACAGAAAAATTCCCTAAAATATATCTGACACACTAAACTAGTGAAGATAAATAAGAGCggtaaggcccgtttcaaacgtcgtgttACTGCCGTGCCGAAATATATTGATCTAATTAAATTCGACTATAGCGCGACGTTTAAAACTAAGAGCCCGGAGAggttgctcgcaggctaagcgTACAAGAGGTAAGCATGCGTAGTATAAGGGACAATGTGGGTGCCCTTGTTTGTTTGACGTTCATAGACAATGTGAACCAACGACGACGATAACCTAAAATCTACTTTATATTAAGATTTAGTAGAAATTCTCTTTATATCGCGCTTCTGTCAATGGAAGcctcaaaaattaattttgggACACCACGCGTCAAATTTCTCACGAAAGCAGTTttgttacgaaaaaaaaaaagaaacaaacaaaatcaaaatcaaaaaacaaaaactgtttgttacaGTTCGGTTAGGTTTGTTTTTAATGAGGGTTAATAATTGTAGCTGTGTGCAAATTGATAAGGAAATCTAACAAACGAACTTTGTGTAAGCCTATTATACATTTAAAATTATAGGCTTGTTTCAAATGATTCATCTTGCCATGCCAATAATCGAAATCTTGCTTTTAACAAATGTCGTGGCTTATAAATGTATTTTGTCCGTGGTAAATTTGAGATTTGCAGCGAGACTTAAATATAACACCCCAAATGAACGCTAACCCACTGCAACCAATCAAACTGTGTTTAACCACCGTAACTCTGTGCTTGTTCATTTATTAATCTATCAACCCATCAGCTGCACTCACCAGTTCATCGACCAATTATAtcaaccaataaaaaaaaaacaccctttttTCGACAGACACTACTACACAAGATGGAAACGGGTAAGACGGCAGTGACCACATTAACTGCAATGTACGGCGTGGCGATGCTTTCTGCCGTAGTAGGAAACTGTCTCCTGATCTACATCGTGTGGAGAAAACCCGAAGTACGATCACTAACTAGCTCCATGTTCGTCAACATGGCCGTAGCTGATTTATTAGTGGCGTTTTTCATGATGCCTTTTTCCATTGTCCATCTTCACACAAACAGTCAGTGGAAGATATCTGGATTGCCTGCTGACTTAACTTGCAGGAGCTTCATACTGATTTCTTACACCACTTCAATGGCTTCTATCCTCTGTCTAGTATTCATGGCGATCGATAGATTCTACGCAGTTTTCTATCCCCTGATGGCTCGTGATGTCTGGTTTAGAAAGGCCAAAATTGTTTCACCTATGATTTGGATCTCTTCTACTGCTTCCATGGCTTTTATGCCTTTCATCTACAAGTTAAATTATGAACTCTCTTCATGCGAGTTTCACGCAAACGTTTTAGGAAACCAGACCCAGACTTTTCGTATCGTTTTCCTGTACATTTTTGTTGTCACCTATCTAATTCCACTGGGAGTTATTTCACCACTGTACATCAAAATTGCCCGTAAAATATGGTCCAACTATGTACCTGGCAATTCGTCGATTGTAGAGCATCAGCGCCGCAAGAGAGAAGACAGCAAAAGGAAACTAATCCGAATGCTTATAATCATCGTTGTGGTATTTGCTCTTTCCTGGCTTCCCGCGCAAGTAATACACCTAATCTGGGCAATAAAGACATTTTATTTCCAGCCTCCATTAATTGCCATGTATCTGGGACTTTGGTTGGCCCATGCAAACAGCGCTATCAACCCGTGGCTGTATATATCCTTAAGTAGCAGAATCAGATTGGCATTTACCCGGATGTTACTAGTCCGAAACTCCCACGAGGTATATGTACCAAGGCCACAGAGTCCTCAGTGTAATTTCAATGAAACAACAGAAACGTTTGTAACACGATTTTAATCTCAGTAATAACAATGACTGTTAGAAAGTGCCACCTCCTACTATACCCGCAAGCCAGGTTTCCATAATCACTTAGTTGTATGCCTTAACTTTGGAAAATAGCCTTAAAGAATGTTTATAATGAACTGAATATGCCAGAGTACGAGTGTGGAACAGCTTTTTGTTACCAAAATGAAGACGTCAGAAGACGTCCGACGGTTTGCTAGCTTAAATTTGTAGACAAGGCCTTTAAACGTATGTTGGCCTCTGGCCTCTGGCAacttattgcaaaaaaaaaaatcgtgttTTACGTAAGCGGCAGCTTAAGGCTGCCTATATCGAAAATCATATTCTTATGTATAAAAGTGACAATATCATaatgttttcttggttttctttgattttaaaattaacgAGGTAGAATGCGTTTTTCAACCCCGCCCCCAATCAGACTAATTCGTTTCGTCGCAAatttagaaaagaaaatatgaTTATATCGAATTTACCTTATTACGTGAAATTTTCGTGACAcgttaatttcgcgattttacGATGCACGCATTTTGCGACtcttaaatttcgcgattttgcgAAATTGTTGTCCTTTGAATCCCTTTAATTTGGCGATATTAAGTATTATCCTTGAAGCAAATAGAACAACTTCATTTATAATAACGTCAAAATTCATAACAAGAGCAGCTGTCAAGGGTCTACATGAGAACGTTAGCAACAAAGTTCTAACAATTTCCACAAGAATTTTACGCCTGTTCGTCAATTTTAGCCAACTGACTATGATCTCCATGGTCGTTTGTGTAAATTCGTCCTTTCTTCATTATTAGCTATTATTAATATATTGTCATTCACTTAATTTTCGCGTCATGTTATGTTCGCGACACTCATTGTTCGCGttactttaatttcgcgattaaaaaaaaaaaaatcgtgaaattcgcgaaattaaagtgtcGCGAAAacttcatgtaataaggtactTTCCCCCTTTATTATGTCAATTTTATCATTCTGTGTCAACATTGGTCCACATTAAATGCCAATGAATTATTGTTTAGAAAACATAGCAAGCAGCTCAAGAGAGAGTGGTCTGGAAATACGATTGAGATGAGAGCAATCTCTCTAAAAGTCGCCAGGTACATTgagcaaaaataattattacaatagCTGTGTGGCTGATGATTAGGAGATCCTACTTCACTCAAGTTAGAGATTTACGTCAGGTTCAGTTTCGTTTATTTAGATTTTCCTCCCAAATATTGATTCTCTTTCCCTTTTAATATCGTTTTTGTGCTCCATTTTTTGCAAGCTATGTTATTGTTTTGAATagttataaaataaaatgtatgtcCTACGACTCAGTTCCAAGACCATTAATCACCAGAAGGGCTTATAATTTTTATCATGTTTTACTGTGAAATATCATCCAGCTTGTTCAAAACGTTCACTTCTGGTTCGGTGGCGTTGTTCCTAACTAATAGTCCATCAGCTGAGAGCACAGGTGGACCATCCGAACTGTTCCAGGGATTGTGACGTCACGCGCGACATGTGatgtcatacatttactgtatttCGTAACGCCCGCACTCGGCttgatcaagagagaatgaactaAGAGAGCAAATCCCTGTGCCCCATGATAATGCTTTTAAGTCTATTTAAAGTTTGCGCGCGTACTGcgtaggttatttttgtttttgtttttttttctgtgaccCGCGTGGTCTACTTTCACGTGAACGTGACATGTttcgccgccaaacatttgaagtttgacagccgtTTTTGTAATTAGCGCCACGAACCGATACCAATCGACTCCTGTTGTtgacatgtttttgatcagcgcgTTCCGCTCATAATTTGGGAATTTGgagtcaaaatttcactttgagatgaaagattgagattttctaacggCTGGTAGCCATTTAAAGTAACAAATATTGAATTCTGACACACCGTCAAAGCCAAAGGCAAAGGTTATCACGCGCGAAACATGAAACCTTTAATTGGTGGATGGCTtcaattgtttatgcaaatgtgcaagatattttttctctttttccagaaatgttttttgttcaGAAACGGCACATTTGCTTTGAAGAATTATTCTTGAGAGTTTCAAACTGCATTACTTCTTCTTGACGTCTAATACTTGCGATAAATATTTCGCCCTGCGAACACAAATCAGGTCAGATGCTTCAAGCTGTTAGGCAATCGCTAACCTGGATGCCAGAAACTTTTTATGCgaggtttccggtttcggtcaattctTTATAGTGAGCGGTGTGCCCACATTTGTCTAGCGCCCtctcaaaattcaaatgtttggcagcCAACCATTCATGTTTGAACCCACTTTGAACCTATTTTCTCGTAATACGTGTCCACAGTTGGATCCAAACGACGGTATCACAGCTCGCGGGTGTGCGTGGATGTCGCCGGAAGAGACAGCTGTCGTTTTTGTACAATGTTTTCATGTACTGATGTACCGAAGACCTCAATTAGAAATTTTCGGAACCGCTTTCTCCGGCGAACTTCCACAAGCCAGGAACGTTTTGCTCTTCGGCAACCGCTCCGACCAGATTTTT is a genomic window containing:
- the LOC140949040 gene encoding orexin/Hypocretin receptor type 1-like — encoded protein: METGKTAVTTLTAMYGVAMLSAVVGNCLLIYIVWRKPEVRSLTSSMFVNMAVADLLVAFFMMPFSIVHLHTNSQWKISGLPADLTCRSFILISYTTSMASILCLVFMAIDRFYAVFYPLMARDVWFRKAKIVSPMIWISSTASMAFMPFIYKLNYELSSCEFHANVLGNQTQTFRIVFLYIFVVTYLIPLGVISPLYIKIARKIWSNYVPGNSSIVEHQRRKREDSKRKLIRMLIIIVVVFALSWLPAQVIHLIWAIKTFYFQPPLIAMYLGLWLAHANSAINPWLYISLSSRIRLAFTRMLLVRNSHEVYVPRPQSPQCNFNETTETFVTRF